One Mycobacterium paraseoulense genomic window, GAGGCGCCGGGCGGGCGTGCGGAGGGCCGCTCGATCGAGCCGAAGCCGTTCGACGCTCGCAAGCTGGGTGCCGACATGGCCGGCCTGGAGCCGGCCTACGGCAAGGTGCCGCTCAACGTCGTGGTGATGCAGCAGGACTACGTGCGGCTGAACCAGCTCAAGCGGCACCCGCGGGGCGTGCTGCGCAGCCTGAAGGTCGGCGCCCGCACGATGTGGGCGAAGGCGACCGGTAAGAACCTCGTCGGGATGGGCCGGGCGTTGATCGGCCCGCTGCGGATCGGCCTGCAACGCGCCGGTGTTCCGGTCTTGCTCAACACCGCGCTGACCGACCTGTACGTCGAGGACGGCGTGGTGCGCGGCGTCTACGTGCGCGACACGGGCGCATCGGAGTCTTCCGAGCCGCGGCTCATCCGGGCCCGGCGCGGGGTGATCCTCGCCTCCGGCGGGTTCGAGCACAACGAGCAGATGCGGGTGAAATATCAACGGGCGCCGATCACCACGGAGTGGACCGTGGGCGCCAAGGCCAACACCGGAGACGGCATCGTCGCCGCTGAAAAGCTCGGCGCCGCACTGGAACTGATGGAAGACGCCTGGTGGGGCCCGACCGTGCCCCTGGTGGGCGCACCGTGGTTCGCGTTGTCGGAACGCAATTCGCCGGGATCGATCATCGTCAACATGTCGGGCAAGCGATTCATGAACGAGTCGATGCCCTACGTCGAGGCCTGCCACCACATGTACGGCGGGGAATTCGGCCAGGGGCCGGGGCCGGGCGAGAACATCCCGGCGTGGCTGGTGTTCGACCAGCAATACCGGGATCGCTACATCTTCGCGGGATTGCAGCCAGGACAACGCATTCCCCGCAAATGGCTGGAATCCGGGGTCATCATCCAGGCCGACACGCTCGAAGAGCTCGCCCAGAAGGCCGGCCTTCCGGTTGCGGAGTTCACCGCTACGGTGGCGCGGTTCAACGGTTTTGCCAGGTCGGGCGTCGACGAGGACTACCACCGCGGCGAGAGCGCCTACGACCGCTACTACGGCGACCCGACCAACAAGCCGAACCCCAACCTCGGCGAGCTCACGCACGCGCCGTACTACGCCGCCAAGATGGTGCCCGGCGACCTGGGCACCAAGGGCGGCGTCCGCACCGACGTCCACGGCCGCGCGCTGCGCGACGACGGCTCCATCATCGAAGGGCTCTATGCCGCGGGCAATGTCAGCGCCCCGGTGATGGGCCACACCTATCCGGGCCCCGGCGGCACCATCGGCCCGGCCATGACCTTCGGCTACTTGGCCGCGCTGCACATTGCGGGGGAGCGCTGACATGCCCATTGACGTAGACGTCGCGCTGGCCGCCGAGCTGGACCCGATCGAATTCGCTTGGACGAGCAGCGATGTGCAGCTCTACCACTTGGCGTTGGGGGCCGGCAAGGACCCGATGGACCCGCGCGAACTGCGCTACCTCGTCGACGACACACCGCAGGTCCTGCCGACGTTCGGCAACGTCGCGGCCTCCTTCCACATGACCAAGCCGCCGACCGTGCAGTTCCCCGGGATCGACATCGAGCTGGGCAAGGTGCTGCACGCCAGCGAGCGGGTGGAGGTGCCCGGGCCGCTGCCGCCCTCGGGATCCGCTCGCGCCGTCACCCGGTTCACCGACATCTGGGACAAGGGCAAGGCCGCGGTCATCTGGAGCGAGACGACGGTCAGCGCGCCCGACGGCACCCTGCTCTGGACACAGCGGCGGTCCATCTTCGCCCGTGGCGAAGGCGGTTTCGGCGGCGAGCGTGGACCGTCGACTTCGGACGCCGCGCCGGACCGGGCGCCCGATGTGGAGGTCGCGGTGCCGATCCTGCCGCAGCAGGCACTGCTGTACCGGCTCTGCGGGGATCGCAACCCGCTGCACTCCGACCCCGAATTCGCTGCGGCCGCGGGCTTTTCGCAGCCCATCCTGCACGGCCTGTGCACCTATGGCATGACATGCAAGGCCATCGTCGACACGATGCTGGACGGCGACGCCGGCGCGGTGGCAGCCTACGGTGCACGGTTTGCCGGTGTCGCGTTCCCCGGCGAGACCCTCAACGTCGGCATCTGGAAGGAAGACGGGCGGCTACTGGCCAGCGTTGTCGCGCCTTCGCGTGACAACGCGGTAGTGCTGAGCGGCGTCGAACTCATCCCAGCCTGAGGCTTATGCGCCGAGCGCCCGGCCAGCCGGGGGCTCGTGGTCGTGTGCCCGGCTAACCGGGCACACGACGAGCACGCGCCGCGCGAACCCTGTGAATGATGTCGCCGGGCCGGTCACCGGCGACCACCCTTACCACGATCCAACCCAGACACTCGAGTGTTTCCAGCCTCCGAACATCCCAGGTGTACTGCCGGCGATCGCTGCGGTGCTGCTCACCGTCGTACTCGACGGCGACTTTGATCTCTTCCCACCCCATATCCAAATAGGCGAACACGCTGCCGAATTCGTCGAGCACCGGGATCTGCGTCTGGGGCCGCGGCAGGCCAGCCTCAATCAGCACCATGCGAAGCCATGACTCTTTCGGCGACTGCGCCCCGGCATCGAACAGGTCGGCGGCTCGCCGTGCTCGCGCGATGCCTCGGCGCCCGGCATACCTGCGGGCCAGCAGCTCGACATCAACTGCTTTGATTTCCGTCGCGCCGGCCAAAGCGTCAATACCTGCCACGGCGGTCATCGTCGGGTACCAGCAGCCCATGTCCAGGGCTGTTCTGGCGGGCGATGTAACCGTCAGGCCGCCGATTACTTCGATTTCATCCGCGGCGACGGTGTCTCTATGCAGTTGCATGCCCGACGAGCGATGGTGGTTCGTGTGAATTAGCTCCACGACTCTTCTGTCGTCGACCCATTTGCTTCCGTGCACGGCGGCCGCCGAGAACCCCGCCACGATTCCGCGGCGCCCGGTCCACAACCACGCGGCCTTGGCACGCACCGCGGCGGTCAGCTCAGCATCGCGATCGATGTACACGCCTCGAAAAAGCCGGTGGTACCGCGTCTCCAATTGGCTCTTGGTCAACAGTCCGGAGGCGATGGCTTCGCTCCCGAAAAATGGCTCACCCATCGCCGCAGGGTCGCATGCGTAGCCACCGCCGTCACTTCAGCCGCCC contains:
- the kstD gene encoding 3-oxosteroid 1-dehydrogenase is translated as MTAQELDVVVVGSGGAGMVAALTAAHRGLSTIVIEKAAHFGGSTARSGGGVWIPNNEILKRDGVRDNSEAARTYLHGIVGDIVEPERIDTYLDRGPEMLSFVLKHTPLKMCWVPRYSDYYPEAPGGRAEGRSIEPKPFDARKLGADMAGLEPAYGKVPLNVVVMQQDYVRLNQLKRHPRGVLRSLKVGARTMWAKATGKNLVGMGRALIGPLRIGLQRAGVPVLLNTALTDLYVEDGVVRGVYVRDTGASESSEPRLIRARRGVILASGGFEHNEQMRVKYQRAPITTEWTVGAKANTGDGIVAAEKLGAALELMEDAWWGPTVPLVGAPWFALSERNSPGSIIVNMSGKRFMNESMPYVEACHHMYGGEFGQGPGPGENIPAWLVFDQQYRDRYIFAGLQPGQRIPRKWLESGVIIQADTLEELAQKAGLPVAEFTATVARFNGFARSGVDEDYHRGESAYDRYYGDPTNKPNPNLGELTHAPYYAAKMVPGDLGTKGGVRTDVHGRALRDDGSIIEGLYAAGNVSAPVMGHTYPGPGGTIGPAMTFGYLAALHIAGER
- a CDS encoding MaoC/PaaZ C-terminal domain-containing protein is translated as MPIDVDVALAAELDPIEFAWTSSDVQLYHLALGAGKDPMDPRELRYLVDDTPQVLPTFGNVAASFHMTKPPTVQFPGIDIELGKVLHASERVEVPGPLPPSGSARAVTRFTDIWDKGKAAVIWSETTVSAPDGTLLWTQRRSIFARGEGGFGGERGPSTSDAAPDRAPDVEVAVPILPQQALLYRLCGDRNPLHSDPEFAAAAGFSQPILHGLCTYGMTCKAIVDTMLDGDAGAVAAYGARFAGVAFPGETLNVGIWKEDGRLLASVVAPSRDNAVVLSGVELIPA
- a CDS encoding DUF559 domain-containing protein; the encoded protein is MGEPFFGSEAIASGLLTKSQLETRYHRLFRGVYIDRDAELTAAVRAKAAWLWTGRRGIVAGFSAAAVHGSKWVDDRRVVELIHTNHHRSSGMQLHRDTVAADEIEVIGGLTVTSPARTALDMGCWYPTMTAVAGIDALAGATEIKAVDVELLARRYAGRRGIARARRAADLFDAGAQSPKESWLRMVLIEAGLPRPQTQIPVLDEFGSVFAYLDMGWEEIKVAVEYDGEQHRSDRRQYTWDVRRLETLECLGWIVVRVVAGDRPGDIIHRVRAARARRVPG